Proteins from a genomic interval of Pseudomonas versuta:
- a CDS encoding sulfurtransferase encodes MPVAQLISPQALSERQELPGLVILDCRFALEDPDYGRCSYAEGHIAGAQFADLERDLSGPVIKGVTGRHPLPEPQVLLERLRAWGINDDSDVVLYDDGPGVYAARAWWLLAWLGKRDGVFILDGGLKAWHGAGFPLSLDAVVKPRGNLEGKLDKRLMVDAEHLQKRLGDPGLTLIDARARPRFRGEVEPIDPVAGHIPGAQCAAFSENLDSSGRFLPANQLKKRFAEQLAGRSAQELVAYCGSGVTACHNLFALGLAGYPLGKLYAGSWSEWINDPERGIATGD; translated from the coding sequence ATGCCCGTCGCGCAACTGATCAGCCCCCAAGCCCTGAGCGAACGCCAGGAGCTGCCCGGTCTGGTTATTCTGGATTGCCGTTTCGCCCTTGAAGACCCGGACTATGGCCGTTGCAGCTACGCCGAAGGGCATATAGCCGGTGCGCAATTTGCTGACCTTGAACGTGATTTGAGCGGCCCCGTGATCAAAGGTGTCACTGGTCGCCATCCGTTGCCCGAGCCACAGGTGTTGCTGGAACGACTGCGCGCATGGGGCATCAATGACGACAGCGATGTGGTGCTTTATGACGACGGTCCGGGGGTCTATGCCGCCCGGGCATGGTGGTTGCTGGCCTGGCTGGGCAAGCGCGACGGCGTGTTTATCCTCGATGGCGGCCTCAAGGCCTGGCATGGCGCAGGTTTCCCGCTCAGTCTGGATGCTGTGGTCAAGCCGCGTGGCAACCTGGAAGGCAAGCTCGACAAGCGGTTGATGGTGGATGCCGAGCACTTGCAAAAGCGCCTGGGTGATCCGGGCCTGACCTTGATCGACGCCCGTGCCCGACCACGCTTTCGCGGCGAGGTTGAACCTATCGATCCTGTTGCCGGGCATATTCCGGGTGCGCAATGTGCAGCGTTCAGTGAAAACCTCGACAGCAGCGGGCGTTTTTTACCTGCCAATCAACTCAAAAAGCGCTTTGCCGAGCAACTCGCCGGTCGTTCTGCGCAAGAGCTGGTGGCCTATTGCGGCTCCGGCGTGACGGCGTGCCACAACCTGTTTGCACTGGGGTTGGCCGGTTATCCGCTGGGTAAACTCTATGCGGGCTCGTGGAGCGAATGGATCAACGACCCTGAGCGGGGCATTGCTACCGGCGATTGA
- a CDS encoding AraC family transcriptional regulator, whose protein sequence is MNSEQGESIRFWQTPPLTGVELLTARYIEHRFVPHVHDGFVIGMIMDGAQRYRYRGAEHLACSGTLVLINPDEVHNGHKGHDAGWRYRAFYPDNAQLHSLLEELGLPGMHLPTFNDTLIHDPDLFSGLCQLHQLLEGPESALHQQTVWRQMMLALLNRHARLPMPARPGIEHRAVRQAKELLQARLAEPPSLEQLAAAVNLSAFHLARVFQRATGMPPHTWLMQQRIAHARALLKKGCLPLQVATQLGFADQSHLSRQFKKVYGVGPGAYRAASANKHP, encoded by the coding sequence ATGAACAGCGAGCAGGGTGAGTCGATCCGCTTCTGGCAAACGCCACCGCTGACAGGTGTCGAATTGCTCACCGCGCGCTACATCGAACACCGCTTCGTACCCCACGTGCATGATGGTTTTGTGATCGGCATGATCATGGACGGTGCCCAGCGCTATCGCTATCGCGGGGCTGAACATCTGGCTTGCTCCGGCACCCTGGTGCTGATCAATCCGGACGAAGTGCACAACGGGCACAAAGGTCATGATGCCGGCTGGCGCTACCGGGCGTTCTATCCCGACAACGCACAACTGCACAGCCTGCTGGAAGAACTCGGATTGCCTGGCATGCACCTGCCGACCTTCAATGACACCCTGATTCACGACCCGGACCTGTTCAGCGGCTTGTGCCAGCTGCACCAATTACTCGAAGGCCCGGAGTCGGCACTGCATCAACAAACGGTCTGGCGGCAAATGATGCTGGCGCTGCTCAATCGCCATGCCCGCCTGCCAATGCCGGCCAGGCCGGGCATTGAACATCGTGCCGTACGTCAGGCCAAGGAGCTGCTGCAAGCACGTCTCGCCGAACCGCCCTCCCTGGAACAGCTGGCAGCAGCGGTCAATCTCTCGGCGTTCCATTTAGCCAGGGTGTTTCAACGCGCGACGGGCATGCCACCGCACACCTGGCTGATGCAGCAACGTATTGCCCACGCCCGCGCCTTGCTGAAAAAGGGTTGTTTACCGCTGCAAGTGGCTACGCAATTGGGTTTTGCCGATCAAAGCCATCTGAGCCGGCAATTCAAGAAGGTGTACGGCGTTGGCCCCGGTGCCTATCGCGCGGCCAGTGCCAATAAACACCCGTAG
- a CDS encoding hydrolase, which produces MAAHGLRNPHLQTLWGPLWRTRPVVEHRRERLWLADGDFLDLDWHGAPSSDAPIVLVLHGLTGSSASHYVAGQQRALATQGWTSVALNWRGCSGEPNLLARSYHSGASEDLAAAVAHLRTTHPLAPLYAVGYSLGGNVLLKYLGESGSESGLQGAVAVSVPFRLDQCADRIGQGFSKVYQAHFMREMLVYVTNKQRQFRHDARHAPLATLENLGSIKSLRKMRTFWEFDDRVTAPLNGYLNVDDYYRRASSRYFLGAINTPTLIIHAEDDPFVFKHSIPEASELSACTTLELHAKGGHVGFVEGSLKTPGYYLERRIPQWLAALRPGSA; this is translated from the coding sequence ATGGCGGCCCATGGCCTGCGCAACCCCCATTTACAAACGCTGTGGGGGCCGCTGTGGCGCACCCGCCCGGTGGTTGAACACCGCCGCGAGCGCCTGTGGCTGGCAGATGGTGACTTTCTCGATCTGGACTGGCACGGCGCACCTTCATCCGATGCGCCCATAGTGCTGGTATTGCATGGGCTGACCGGCTCATCGGCTTCACACTATGTCGCCGGCCAGCAACGGGCCCTTGCCACGCAAGGCTGGACCAGTGTCGCCCTGAACTGGCGCGGCTGCTCCGGCGAGCCGAATCTGCTGGCGCGCAGTTATCACTCCGGCGCCAGCGAAGACCTGGCAGCAGCCGTGGCCCATTTGCGCACCACGCATCCTCTGGCTCCGCTGTATGCGGTGGGCTACTCGCTGGGAGGCAACGTACTGCTCAAATATCTGGGTGAAAGTGGCAGCGAGAGTGGCTTGCAGGGCGCGGTGGCAGTGTCGGTGCCGTTTCGCCTCGACCAGTGCGCCGACCGGATTGGCCAGGGCTTCTCCAAGGTCTACCAGGCGCATTTCATGCGTGAAATGCTGGTGTATGTCACCAACAAGCAGCGTCAATTTCGCCACGATGCCCGGCATGCGCCGCTGGCCACGCTGGAAAACCTGGGCTCCATAAAATCGCTGCGAAAAATGCGCACCTTTTGGGAGTTCGATGACCGGGTCACGGCACCGCTCAATGGCTACCTGAATGTCGATGATTACTACCGCCGCGCCTCCAGCCGGTATTTCCTGGGCGCCATCAACACTCCCACGCTGATTATCCACGCCGAAGACGACCCGTTCGTGTTCAAACACAGTATCCCCGAGGCCAGCGAACTGTCGGCATGCACCACACTTGAGTTGCACGCCAAAGGTGGCCATGTCGGGTTTGTCGAAGGCTCCCTGAAAACCCCGGGTTATTACCTCGAACGGCGTATCCCGCAATGGCTGGCGGCCCTCAGGCCCGGATCGGCGTAA
- the rsmD gene encoding 16S rRNA (guanine(966)-N(2))-methyltransferase RsmD — MAKPKNTSHSGAGQLRIIGGEWRSRKLDFPHVEGLRPTPDRVRETLFNWLTPDIVGAKVLDVFAGSGALFLEALSRGAAKGVALDSNRDAISNIRENMGILRCTTGEVQQTNALNYLATPATEVFDVVFLDPPFNLDLLKPACDLLEQNGWLAENAWIYTESERRPSELGLPANWRLHREQKAGGVNYALWEREAAPTAAAE, encoded by the coding sequence ATGGCAAAGCCTAAAAACACATCGCACTCGGGTGCTGGTCAGTTACGCATCATTGGCGGGGAATGGCGCAGCCGCAAGCTGGACTTCCCCCACGTAGAAGGTCTGCGCCCGACGCCGGACCGTGTACGTGAAACCCTTTTCAACTGGCTGACCCCGGACATCGTCGGCGCCAAGGTGCTGGACGTGTTTGCCGGCAGCGGCGCGCTGTTCCTGGAGGCACTGTCACGCGGCGCAGCCAAGGGCGTGGCCCTGGACAGCAACCGCGATGCGATTTCCAACATCCGCGAAAACATGGGCATCCTGCGCTGCACCACCGGTGAAGTTCAGCAAACCAATGCCCTGAACTACCTGGCAACGCCTGCGACCGAAGTGTTTGACGTGGTGTTCCTCGACCCGCCTTTCAACCTGGACCTGCTCAAGCCTGCATGCGACCTGCTGGAACAGAACGGCTGGCTGGCTGAAAACGCCTGGATCTACACCGAAAGCGAGCGCCGTCCTTCGGAGCTGGGCCTGCCTGCCAACTGGCGCCTGCACCGTGAACAAAAGGCCGGCGGCGTGAATTACGCCCTGTGGGAGCGCGAAGCAGCACCAACAGCCGCCGCCGAGTAA
- a CDS encoding M16 family metallopeptidase, with product MSERKGSRYALLGLSAAILAGVLGYYFVSPSVSVASQALDQAKAEHKLESLAELDGKAPSHRALNVQTWKTAEGSKVLFVEARELPMFDLRLTFAAGSSQDENTPGLALLTNAMLNEGVAGKDVGAIAQGFESLGADFGNGAYRDMAVVSLRSLSDPAKRTPALNLFAEVVGKPTFPADSLARIKNQLLASFEYQKQDPGKLASDELFKRLYGNHPYAHASDGTAQSIAAVTIDQLKAFHNKAYTAGNAVIAIVGDLSRAEAEAIAAQVSAALPKGPAVAKTIQPTEPKASETHIEFPSKQTHLLLSQLGIDRDDPDYAALSLGNSILGGGGFGTRLMTEVREKRGLTYGVYSGFSPMQARGPFMINLQTRAELSEGTLKLVQDILTDYLKNGPTQKELDDAKRELAGSFPLSNASNAAIVGQLGAMGFYDMPLDYLETFMQQSQSLTKEQVKDAMNKHLSADKLVVVTAGPTVPQKPLPPPTDKPSEQPLGVPEH from the coding sequence ATGAGTGAGCGTAAAGGTTCCCGCTACGCCCTGCTCGGCCTGAGCGCTGCAATACTGGCCGGCGTACTCGGCTACTATTTCGTCAGCCCCTCGGTCTCCGTGGCCAGCCAGGCACTGGATCAGGCCAAGGCCGAGCACAAGCTCGAGTCTCTGGCCGAACTGGACGGCAAGGCACCCAGCCATCGCGCATTAAATGTACAAACCTGGAAAACCGCCGAAGGTTCCAAAGTTCTGTTCGTTGAAGCCCGCGAGCTGCCGATGTTCGACCTGCGCCTGACCTTCGCCGCCGGCAGCAGCCAGGACGAAAACACCCCGGGCCTGGCACTGCTGACCAACGCCATGCTCAATGAGGGCGTGGCAGGCAAGGACGTCGGTGCCATCGCCCAGGGCTTCGAAAGCCTGGGTGCGGATTTCGGCAACGGGGCCTATCGCGACATGGCCGTAGTGTCATTGCGCAGCTTGAGTGACCCGGCCAAGCGCACACCGGCGCTCAACCTGTTTGCCGAAGTTGTTGGCAAGCCAACCTTTCCTGCGGACTCCCTGGCACGGATCAAAAACCAGTTGCTCGCCAGCTTTGAATACCAGAAGCAGGACCCGGGCAAGCTGGCCAGCGATGAACTGTTCAAGCGTCTGTACGGCAATCACCCTTACGCCCACGCCAGCGATGGCACCGCTCAAAGCATCGCTGCGGTGACCATCGATCAACTCAAGGCGTTCCACAACAAGGCGTACACCGCCGGCAACGCGGTGATCGCGATCGTTGGCGATCTGTCTCGCGCAGAAGCCGAGGCCATCGCCGCTCAAGTATCCGCCGCGCTGCCTAAAGGCCCTGCAGTCGCCAAAACCATACAGCCCACCGAACCCAAGGCCAGCGAAACCCACATCGAATTTCCGTCCAAGCAGACCCACCTGCTGTTGTCCCAGCTGGGCATTGACCGCGACGATCCGGACTATGCCGCACTCTCACTGGGTAACAGCATCCTCGGTGGCGGTGGCTTCGGCACGCGCTTGATGACTGAAGTACGCGAAAAACGCGGCCTGACCTACGGCGTGTACTCCGGCTTCAGCCCGATGCAGGCACGCGGGCCGTTCATGATCAACCTGCAGACACGTGCCGAATTGAGCGAAGGCACGCTCAAACTGGTGCAAGACATTTTGACCGACTACCTGAAAAATGGTCCGACGCAAAAAGAACTCGACGATGCCAAGCGTGAATTGGCGGGCAGCTTCCCGCTGTCAAATGCCAGCAACGCGGCAATCGTCGGCCAACTGGGCGCAATGGGCTTCTATGATATGCCCCTGGACTATCTGGAAACCTTCATGCAGCAGTCCCAAAGCCTGACTAAAGAGCAGGTCAAGGACGCCATGAACAAGCACCTGAGCGCCGACAAACTGGTCGTAGTGACCGCCGGACCAACTGTGCCGCAAAAACCACTGCCACCTCCTACCGATAAACCTTCAGAGCAACCTCTTGGGGTTCCGGAGCATTAA
- a CDS encoding M16 family metallopeptidase: MNALARRAAGLLLSTVLLPLSALAADQQPTHEFRLDNGLKVIVREDHRAPVVVSQVWYKVGSSYETPGKTGLSHALEHMMFKGSNKVGPGEASLILRDLGAQENAFTSDDYTAYYQVLARDRLGVAFELEADRMASLRLPPEEFKREIEVIKEERRLRTDDQPMSKAFELFSAMAYPSSGYHTPTIGWMVDLERMSVGELRAWYEEWYAPNNATLVVVGDVTPDEVKALAQRYFGQVAKREVPVAKVPLELPTPGERLLKIHVQTQLPSLILGFNVPSIATAKDPVTANALRLISALLDGGYSARMPTQLERGEELVSGASSNYNAFTRGDSLFMLSAMPNSQKKVTLAQAEAGLWRMLDDLKKTPPSAQELERVRAQVIAGLVYERDSITSQATSIGQLETVGLSWKLMDTELQDLQKVTPDDIQQAARTYFTRDRLSVAHVLPEEKTHE, from the coding sequence ATGAATGCTCTAGCCCGCCGCGCTGCTGGCCTGTTGCTCAGCACAGTTTTGCTCCCGCTTTCGGCCCTGGCGGCCGATCAGCAACCGACCCACGAGTTCCGCCTGGACAATGGCCTGAAGGTCATCGTGCGCGAAGACCATCGCGCGCCAGTTGTGGTGTCCCAGGTCTGGTACAAGGTCGGCTCCAGTTATGAGACACCGGGCAAGACCGGCCTGTCCCACGCTCTGGAGCACATGATGTTCAAAGGCAGTAACAAGGTCGGCCCCGGTGAAGCCTCATTGATCCTGCGCGACCTTGGCGCCCAGGAAAACGCTTTCACCAGCGATGACTACACCGCCTATTACCAGGTATTGGCCCGCGACCGTCTGGGTGTGGCGTTCGAGCTCGAAGCCGATCGCATGGCCAGCCTTCGCTTGCCGCCTGAAGAGTTCAAGCGCGAGATCGAGGTCATTAAAGAAGAGCGCCGCCTGCGTACCGACGATCAACCGATGAGCAAGGCCTTCGAACTGTTCAGCGCCATGGCCTACCCGTCCAGTGGCTACCACACGCCGACCATCGGCTGGATGGTGGACCTGGAGCGCATGAGCGTTGGTGAACTGCGCGCCTGGTATGAAGAGTGGTACGCACCGAACAACGCCACCCTGGTGGTGGTGGGAGACGTAACACCGGATGAAGTCAAAGCCTTGGCCCAGCGCTATTTCGGCCAGGTGGCCAAACGCGAAGTGCCTGTCGCCAAAGTCCCGCTGGAACTGCCAACCCCTGGTGAGCGCCTGCTCAAGATCCACGTGCAGACCCAACTGCCAAGCCTGATCCTGGGCTTCAACGTGCCAAGCATTGCCACCGCCAAAGACCCGGTTACTGCCAACGCCCTGCGCCTCATTTCGGCACTGCTGGACGGTGGCTACAGCGCACGCATGCCAACCCAGCTGGAGCGCGGCGAAGAGCTGGTATCCGGCGCGTCGTCCAATTACAACGCCTTCACCCGTGGCGACAGCCTGTTCATGCTTTCGGCGATGCCCAATAGCCAGAAGAAGGTGACCCTGGCCCAGGCCGAAGCCGGCTTGTGGCGCATGCTCGATGACCTGAAAAAGACCCCGCCATCGGCACAGGAACTGGAGCGAGTGCGCGCCCAGGTGATCGCAGGCCTGGTTTATGAGCGCGACTCGATCACCAGCCAGGCCACCTCGATTGGCCAGCTGGAGACCGTGGGCCTGTCTTGGAAGCTGATGGATACCGAGCTGCAAGACCTGCAAAAGGTCACTCCGGACGATATCCAGCAAGCCGCCCGTACTTATTTCACTCGCGACCGCCTCAGCGTTGCGCATGTACTGCCCGAGGAGAAAACCCATGAGTGA
- the ftsY gene encoding signal recognition particle-docking protein FtsY produces the protein MFGSNDDKKNPAAAGEKKGLFGWLRRKPQETVVEQPAPAPEITPEPLIEATPVVVEPTPEVVVVAPVEAPPAPEPWPPLPVPEEPVALVEDPQAPHIVPAIPEPQIEVAVSTPVIAPQPVVEVLEVVETFVEPVEPEPEPEPEPVVVVEPEVVAVAVVPAPVVAVPAVVIEPPAPAPQAKTGFFARLKQGLSKTSASIGEGMASLFLGKKIIDDDLLDEIETRLLTADVGVEATSVIIKNLTQKVARKQLTDADALYKSLQAELAAMLKPVEQPLKIEAKNKPFVILVVGVNGAGKTTTIGKLAKKLQLEGKKVMLAAGDTFRAAAVEQLQVWGERNNIPVIAQHTGADSASVIFDAVQAAKARGIDVLIADTAGRLHTKDNLMEELKKVRRVIGKLDEDAPHEVLLVLDAGTGQNAISQTKQFNQTVALTGLALTKLDGTAKGGVIFALAKQFNIPIRFIGVGEGIDDLRDFESEPFVQALFAERERP, from the coding sequence ATGTTTGGTTCCAACGACGACAAGAAGAACCCAGCTGCGGCTGGCGAGAAAAAAGGCCTGTTCGGATGGCTGCGCAGAAAGCCGCAGGAAACCGTCGTTGAGCAGCCCGCACCTGCACCCGAAATCACCCCTGAGCCGTTGATTGAGGCCACCCCGGTGGTTGTCGAGCCAACGCCTGAAGTGGTTGTGGTCGCCCCTGTTGAAGCGCCGCCCGCCCCTGAGCCATGGCCGCCGTTGCCGGTGCCCGAGGAGCCCGTCGCGCTGGTCGAAGACCCGCAGGCGCCGCATATCGTGCCTGCCATTCCTGAGCCGCAGATCGAGGTCGCGGTCAGCACTCCGGTCATCGCCCCGCAGCCGGTGGTCGAAGTGCTTGAGGTGGTTGAAACCTTCGTCGAGCCTGTTGAGCCAGAGCCAGAGCCAGAGCCAGAGCCAGTCGTAGTTGTTGAGCCCGAGGTTGTTGCAGTTGCTGTGGTCCCTGCTCCAGTGGTGGCTGTGCCGGCCGTTGTAATTGAACCTCCAGCTCCAGCTCCGCAAGCCAAGACCGGCTTCTTTGCCCGCCTCAAGCAGGGGCTGTCGAAAACCAGTGCCAGCATCGGCGAAGGCATGGCCAGCCTGTTCCTGGGCAAAAAAATCATCGATGACGATCTGCTTGACGAGATCGAAACCCGCCTGCTCACCGCCGACGTTGGTGTCGAGGCCACCTCGGTGATTATCAAAAACCTGACGCAAAAGGTTGCACGCAAGCAACTGACTGACGCCGATGCACTCTACAAGTCGTTGCAGGCCGAGCTGGCCGCCATGCTCAAGCCCGTTGAGCAGCCGCTGAAAATCGAAGCGAAAAACAAGCCGTTCGTCATTCTGGTGGTCGGTGTCAATGGTGCGGGTAAAACCACCACCATCGGCAAACTGGCGAAAAAGCTCCAGCTCGAAGGCAAAAAAGTCATGCTTGCCGCCGGTGATACCTTCCGTGCGGCCGCGGTCGAGCAACTGCAGGTGTGGGGTGAGCGCAACAACATCCCGGTGATCGCCCAGCACACTGGCGCCGACTCGGCTTCGGTGATTTTTGACGCCGTGCAGGCTGCCAAAGCGCGCGGCATTGACGTGTTGATCGCCGATACTGCCGGACGTCTGCACACCAAAGACAACCTGATGGAAGAGCTGAAAAAAGTTCGCCGGGTCATCGGCAAGCTCGACGAAGACGCCCCGCACGAAGTTTTGCTGGTGCTGGATGCCGGTACCGGGCAGAACGCGATCAGCCAGACCAAACAATTCAATCAGACAGTGGCCCTTACCGGCCTGGCGCTGACCAAGCTTGATGGCACCGCCAAGGGCGGCGTGATCTTCGCCCTGGCCAAGCAGTTCAATATTCCTATTCGTTTTATCGGTGTCGGTGAAGGCATTGATGATCTACGGGACTTTGAGTCCGAACCCTTTGTCCAGGCTCTGTTTGCGGAGCGGGAGCGTCCATGA
- the ftsE gene encoding cell division ATP-binding protein FtsE: protein MIRFEQVGKRYPNGHVGLHELSFRVRRGEFLFVTGHSGAGKSTLLRLLLAMERPTTGKLLLAGQDLGQISNAQIPFLRRQIGVVFQNHQLLFDRTVFNNVALPLQILGLSKPEIAKRVDSALERVALSDKTDLYPGDLSTGQQQRVGIARAIVHRPALLLADEPTGNLDPRLAAEIMGVFEDINRLGTSVLIASHDLALIARMRHRMLTLQRGRLIGDGEAAQ from the coding sequence ATGATTCGTTTCGAGCAGGTCGGTAAACGCTATCCAAATGGACACGTGGGCCTGCACGAGCTGAGCTTTCGGGTCCGTCGCGGCGAGTTCCTTTTTGTAACCGGTCATTCCGGTGCAGGCAAAAGCACCCTGCTCAGGCTGCTTCTGGCAATGGAACGCCCGACCACCGGCAAACTGCTGCTGGCCGGGCAGGATCTGGGTCAGATCAGCAACGCGCAGATTCCTTTCCTGCGTCGCCAGATCGGTGTGGTGTTCCAGAACCACCAACTGCTGTTTGATCGCACGGTGTTCAACAACGTTGCCTTGCCACTGCAGATTCTCGGGCTGTCCAAGCCTGAAATCGCCAAGCGTGTCGACTCGGCACTTGAGCGTGTGGCGCTGTCGGACAAAACCGATCTGTACCCCGGCGACTTGTCTACGGGGCAGCAACAACGCGTCGGTATTGCCCGGGCCATCGTCCATCGTCCAGCATTGTTGCTAGCCGATGAACCCACCGGCAACCTCGACCCTCGTCTGGCGGCGGAAATCATGGGCGTATTTGAAGACATCAACCGTTTGGGCACCAGCGTGCTGATTGCCAGCCATGACCTGGCACTGATTGCGCGCATGCGCCACCGCATGCTCACCTTGCAACGCGGGCGGTTGATCGGTGACGGGGAGGCGGCGCAATGA